In Plutella xylostella chromosome 3, ilPluXylo3.1, whole genome shotgun sequence, the following proteins share a genomic window:
- the LOC119691286 gene encoding uncharacterized protein LOC119691286 isoform X1, translating into MTGRERTTTTTTTTDPMATYLDGMLSLNKFDGEDDTYSSTKWAEDIEDNSEIFSWTPQQKLIIARRSLSGTAALWLKTEKVFKTFEELKTALQKEFPDSINTKEMHELMSARKKQPSETYHQYMLVMKEMVKRAKFPDYVSIQYIIEGIKDAEVNKTILYGSTTYPVLKEKLKLYEQMKEKAATAAASSRETTTSERTRRQPAAVQPSQRSLAIRCFNCGEMNHASRECPYKNRGMKCFKCNEFGHISSACGHSTWHQPQPNFRRRESQFPAQVGQVGSTGGERPERHLAASQDIRKRAMFTKEADMTLTDLTDEDQRLQFQDVNKQAWKSNDNKPTKKLKINDEWFEVLIDTGAEVNLMTEDAYKKIGSPELTCEKLLLCGLGLVNIQSRGKVLINVSMDGQYYSVTFHVMPNESMPYDVIIGQEFLKDVTLVMNEGSVFFCSKGEQWLGKIMCVSPVIDTIGCHEYEQELLDIVDQYNPKQIKDVPLQLKIVLKDDIPVSQRPRRLSLAEQKLVEQQVTEWLQDGIIQLLMRKRVSKDLKKY; encoded by the exons ATGACCGGCAGAGAAAGGACGACCACGACGACGACCACCACGGATCCGATGGCTACGTACCTCGACGGGATGTTGAGTCTGAATAAATTCGACGGCGAAGACGACACCTACTCGTCAACAAAATGGGCCGAGGACATCGAAGACAACTCTGAAATATTCAGTTGGACGCCGCAACAAAAACTTATTATAGCCAGAAGATCACTATCAGGTACCGCAGCACTGTGGCTGAAGACAGAGAAAGTTTTCAAGACGTTTGAGGAACTGAAGACGGCCCTCCAAAAGGAATTCCCCGACAGCATTAACACCAAAGAAATGCATGAGTTAATGTCAGCTCGTAAGAAGCAGCCCAGTGAGACCTATCACCAGTACATGCTCGTCATGAAAGAAATGGTTAAGAGAGCAAAGTTCCCTGATTAtgtatcaatacaatacataatagaAGGCATCAAGGACGCGGAggtgaataaaacaatctTGTACGGCTCTACGACGTATCCCGTCCTGAAAGAAAAACTTAAACTATACGAGCAGATGAAGGAAAAGGCGGCAACAGCGGCAGCATCTTCAAGAGAGACGACGACGAGCGAGCGGACAAGGAGGCAGCCTGCAGCAGTCCAGCCATCCCAGAGAAGTCTTGCTATAAGATGCTTCAACTGTGGAGAAATGAACCATGCATCGCGAGAGTGTCCATATAAGAATCGTGGCATGAAGTGCTTCAAGTGCAATGAGTTCGGCCATATTTCGTCGGCGTGCGGTCATTCAACATGGCATCAACCTCAACCGAACTTCCGGCGGCGGGAATCACAATTTCCAGCGCAAGTTGGTCAAGTTGGCAGCACTGGAGGCGAGAGACCCGAGCGACATCTGGCGGCGTCACAGGACATACGGAAACGCGCCATGTTTACGAAGGAAGCGGACATGACATTGACAGATTTGACAGATGAAGACCAAAGACTACAATTTCAAGACGTAAACAAACAAGCATGGAAGTCAAACGACAACAAACCGAcgaaaaagttgaaaataaACGATGAATGGTTCGAAGTATTAATCGACACGGGTGCAGAAGTAAATCTCATGACGGAAGACGCATACAAGAAGATAGGAAGCCCTGAATTAACCTGCGAAAAGTTATTGTTGTGTGGACTTGGACTTGTAAACATTCAAAGTCGTGGAAAAGTTTTAATCAATGTTTCTATGGATGGACAGTATTATAGTGTTACTTTTCATGTTATGCCGAATGAAAGCATGCCGTATGATGTGATAATTGGGCAAGAGTTTTTGAAAGATGTGACTTTGGTGATGAATGAGGGAAGTGTGTTTTTCTGTTCGAAAGGAGAACAATGGTTGGGTAAAATAATGTGTGTTTCTCCTGTTATAGATACAATTGGCTGCCATGAGTATGAACAAGAGTTGTTGGACATAGTGGACCAGTATAACCCTAAACAAATCAAGGATGTGCCACTACAACTTAAAATTGTTTTGAAGGATGACATTCCAGTGTCTCAACGACCAAGGAGATTGTCATTGGCCGAGCAGAAACTAGTGGAACAACAGGTAACAGAATGGTTACAAGACGGTATCATTCAG CTGCTGATGAGAAAGAGGGTATCGAAAGACTTAAAGAAGTACTAG
- the LOC119691286 gene encoding uncharacterized protein LOC119691286 isoform X2, protein MTGRERTTTTTTTTDPMATYLDGMLSLNKFDGEDDTYSSTKWAEDIEDNSEIFSWTPQQKLIIARRSLSGTAALWLKTEKVFKTFEELKTALQKEFPDSINTKEMHELMSARKKQPSETYHQYMLVMKEMVKRAKFPDYVSIQYIIEGIKDAEVNKTILYGSTTYPVLKEKLKLYEQMKEKAATAAASSRETTTSERTRRQPAAVQPSQRSLAIRCFNCGEMNHASRECPYKNRGMKCFKCNEFGHISSACGHSTWHQPQPNFRRRESQFPAQVGQVGSTGGERPERHLAASQDIRKRAMFTKEADMTLTDLTDEDQRLQFQDVNKQAWKSNDNKPTKKLKINDEWFEVLIDTGAEVNLMTEDAYKKIGSPELTCEKLLLCGLGLVNIQSRGKVLINVSMDGQYYSVTFHVMPNESMPYDVIIGQEFLKDVTLVMNEGSVFFCSKGEQWLGKIMCVSPVIDTIGCHEYEQELLDIVDQYNPKQIKDVPLQLKIVLKDDIPVSQRPRRLSLAEQKLVEQQLLMRKRVSKDLKKY, encoded by the exons ATGACCGGCAGAGAAAGGACGACCACGACGACGACCACCACGGATCCGATGGCTACGTACCTCGACGGGATGTTGAGTCTGAATAAATTCGACGGCGAAGACGACACCTACTCGTCAACAAAATGGGCCGAGGACATCGAAGACAACTCTGAAATATTCAGTTGGACGCCGCAACAAAAACTTATTATAGCCAGAAGATCACTATCAGGTACCGCAGCACTGTGGCTGAAGACAGAGAAAGTTTTCAAGACGTTTGAGGAACTGAAGACGGCCCTCCAAAAGGAATTCCCCGACAGCATTAACACCAAAGAAATGCATGAGTTAATGTCAGCTCGTAAGAAGCAGCCCAGTGAGACCTATCACCAGTACATGCTCGTCATGAAAGAAATGGTTAAGAGAGCAAAGTTCCCTGATTAtgtatcaatacaatacataatagaAGGCATCAAGGACGCGGAggtgaataaaacaatctTGTACGGCTCTACGACGTATCCCGTCCTGAAAGAAAAACTTAAACTATACGAGCAGATGAAGGAAAAGGCGGCAACAGCGGCAGCATCTTCAAGAGAGACGACGACGAGCGAGCGGACAAGGAGGCAGCCTGCAGCAGTCCAGCCATCCCAGAGAAGTCTTGCTATAAGATGCTTCAACTGTGGAGAAATGAACCATGCATCGCGAGAGTGTCCATATAAGAATCGTGGCATGAAGTGCTTCAAGTGCAATGAGTTCGGCCATATTTCGTCGGCGTGCGGTCATTCAACATGGCATCAACCTCAACCGAACTTCCGGCGGCGGGAATCACAATTTCCAGCGCAAGTTGGTCAAGTTGGCAGCACTGGAGGCGAGAGACCCGAGCGACATCTGGCGGCGTCACAGGACATACGGAAACGCGCCATGTTTACGAAGGAAGCGGACATGACATTGACAGATTTGACAGATGAAGACCAAAGACTACAATTTCAAGACGTAAACAAACAAGCATGGAAGTCAAACGACAACAAACCGAcgaaaaagttgaaaataaACGATGAATGGTTCGAAGTATTAATCGACACGGGTGCAGAAGTAAATCTCATGACGGAAGACGCATACAAGAAGATAGGAAGCCCTGAATTAACCTGCGAAAAGTTATTGTTGTGTGGACTTGGACTTGTAAACATTCAAAGTCGTGGAAAAGTTTTAATCAATGTTTCTATGGATGGACAGTATTATAGTGTTACTTTTCATGTTATGCCGAATGAAAGCATGCCGTATGATGTGATAATTGGGCAAGAGTTTTTGAAAGATGTGACTTTGGTGATGAATGAGGGAAGTGTGTTTTTCTGTTCGAAAGGAGAACAATGGTTGGGTAAAATAATGTGTGTTTCTCCTGTTATAGATACAATTGGCTGCCATGAGTATGAACAAGAGTTGTTGGACATAGTGGACCAGTATAACCCTAAACAAATCAAGGATGTGCCACTACAACTTAAAATTGTTTTGAAGGATGACATTCCAGTGTCTCAACGACCAAGGAGATTGTCATTGGCCGAGCAGAAACTAGTGGAACAACAG CTGCTGATGAGAAAGAGGGTATCGAAAGACTTAAAGAAGTACTAG